Proteins from a single region of Primulina tabacum isolate GXHZ01 chromosome 5, ASM2559414v2, whole genome shotgun sequence:
- the LOC142545461 gene encoding F-box/kelch-repeat protein At2g44130-like — protein MTCEKYQAADLLPGLPEEIALECLTRLHFSTHRVSSQVCKRWRELIQSKDFYYHRKKYGFTHKVACLVQALPAESGSKLANQPRYAISMFDPLTLSWDRVEQVPKYPDGLPMFCQITSTEGKVLLMGGLDPSSWEPVKDVFMYDFTSRAWSKCADMPSIRSFFAAGGVEGKVIVAGGHDASKNALSSAWVFDVKKNEWSELPGMKQVRDECEGIVIGSEFWVVSGYDTESQGNFKSSAEVYDVRSGGQWRVVEEAWRVRECPRSCVGENEKELLRWGANDPTVRVGSCGVDLGKWSLLTGATYQGGPHIFFLLDNNKKNNNKINITPNEKFSGFVQSGCAIEI, from the coding sequence ATGACCTGCGAAAAATATCAGGCCGCCGATTTGTTACCCGGTTTGCCTGAAGAGATTGCGCTTGAGTGTCTGACTCGGTTGCACTTTTCAACTCACCGAGTATCCTCCCAAGTTTGCAAGCGCTGGCGAGAGCTCATCCAGAGCAAGGATTTTTACTACCATAGGAAGAAGTACGGGTTTACGCACAAGGTGGCATGTTTGGTTCAAGCGCTTCCCGCTGAATCCGGGTCAAAACTGGCGAATCAACCCAGGTACGCAATTTCCATGTTCGATCCGTTGACTCTGAGCTGGGACAGAGTCGAGCAGGTCCCTAAGTATCCAGATGGGCTGCCGATGTTCTGTCAAATAACCAGCACCGAAGGTAAGGTGCTTTTGATGGGTGGGTTGGACCCATCGAGTTGGGAGCCAGTTAAGGACGTGTTTATGTACGATTTCACGAGCCGAGCGTGGAGTAAGTGCGCGGACATGCCGTCGATTCGGTCTTTTTTCGCCGCGGGGGGCGTGGAGGGTAAGGTGATAGTCGCCGGGGGGCACGACGCGAGCAAAAACGCGTTGAGTTCGGCGTGGGTTTTCGATGTGAAGAAGAACGAGTGGAGCGAGCTGCCAGGGATGAAACAAGTGCGGGACGAGTGCGAAGGGATCGTGATCGGGTCGGAGTTTTGGGTCGTGAGCGGCTACGACACCGAGTCGCAAGGGAATTTCAAGAGCAGCGCCGAAGTTTACGATGTAAGAAGCGGCGGCCAGTGGAGGGTGGTAGAGGAGGCGTGGCGCGTGCGCGAGTGCCCGAGGTCCTGTGTCGGCGAAAACGAAAAGGAATTGTTACGTTGGGGGGCGAATGACCCAACTGTGCGCGTGGGTTCATGTGGGGTGGACCTTGGGAAGTGGAGCCTATTGACCGGCGCAACTTATCAGGGTGGCCCACATATCTTCTTCCTATTggataataataaaaagaataataataaaattaatatcacACCCAATGAGAAATTTTCTGGGTTCGTGCAATCTGGCTGCGCCATTGAGATATAG
- the LOC142545462 gene encoding DEAD-box ATP-dependent RNA helicase 37-like → MRNSWADAVENAASGFSDNAGTSGVSEPTLAPTKPAYVPPHLRNKPPASKPPAPSHSGAPAGNDRSGYSGSTSGSRWVGPRSDYGRQGYNYGTRGSSGWGNRDREVNPFGNEDLDTDTECAFVEQENSGINFDAYEDIPVETSGEDIPPPVNTFAEIDLGDALNLNIRRCKYVKPTPVQRHAIPISLAGRDLMACAQTGSGKTAAFCFPIISGIMRGQSPMRPRGARTVFPLALILSPTRELSMQIHEEARKFSYQTGVRVVVAYGGAPINQQLRELERGVEILVATPGRLVDLLERAKVSLQMIRYLALDEADRMLDMGFEPQIRKIVEQMDMPPRGERQTMLFSATFPKEIQRLASDFLSNYIFLAVGRVGSSTDLIVQRVEFVHDNDKRSYLMDLIHGQRSNGIQGKQSLTLVFVETKKGADSLENWLCVNGFPATTIHGDRTQQERELALRSFKSGNTPILVATDVAARGLDIPHVAHVINFDLPSDIDDYVHRIGRTGRAGKTGLATAFFNENNTSLAKSLADLMQEANQEVPEWLTRFASRAPYGGKSRRGGGRFGGRDFRRDSSFNRTGSGSDHYGGGSGGGFGGYGGGGGYGQGMTSAWD, encoded by the exons ATGAGAAATTCATGGGCAGACGCCGTCGAGAATGCAGCTTCTGGATTTTCTGATAATGCTGGGACCAGTGGAGTCAGTGAACCCACATTGGCTCCCACCAAGCCCGCATATGTCCCACCACATCTCAGGAACAAACCTCCTGCGTCAAAGCCACCTGCTCCATCCCATAGTGGTGCACCAGCAGGTAATGACAGGTCGGGGTATAGTGGATCAACAAGTGGATCTCGATGGGTTGGACCTAGGTCTGATTATGGACGTCAGGGATATAATTATGGAACCCGTGGAAGTAGTGGCTGGGGTAACAGGGACCGAGAGGTCAACCCTTTTGGTAACGAAGATCTGGATACAGACACTGAATGTGCATTTGTTGAACAGGAGAATAGTGGTATTAACTTTGATGCGTATGAGGATATTCCTGTGGAGACAAGTGGTGAAGATATACCGCCTCCCGTAAATACATTTGCGGAGATAGATTTAGGTGATGCTCTCAATTTGAATATTCGAAGGTGTAAGTATGTAAAACCAACCCCAGTTCAGCGACATGCAATACCAATTTCACTGGCAGGACGAGATCTGATGGCTTGTGCTCAAACTGGCTCGGGAAAGACTGCTGCGTTTTGCTTTCCAATCATCAGTGGAATTATGAGGGGGCAGTCTCCAATGAGACCACGTGGTGCCCGCACTGTTTTTCCACTAGCACTTATTCTTTCACCAACAAGAGAACTCTCAATGCAG atACACGAAGAAGCTAGGAAGTTTTCCTACCAAACCGGTGTCAGAGTAGTTGTCGCATATGGAGGAGCACCAATAAATCAGCAG CTGCGTGAACTTGAGAGAGGAGTTGAAATTCTTGTGGCGACTCCTGGAAGATTGGTTGATTTGCTTGAGAGAGCAAAAGTTTCATTACAGATGATAAGATATTTGGCTCTTGATGAGGCCGACAGAATGCTTGATATGGGTTTTGAGCCGCAAATCAGAAAGATTGTAGAGCAAATGGATATGCCTCCTCGTGGTGAAAGGCAGACAATGCTATTTAGTGCCACCTTTCCAAAAGAGATCCAG AGACTGGCATCCGACTTCctttcaaattacatatttttGGCAGTCGGAAGGGTTGGTTCAAGTACAGATTTGAttgttcaaagagttgaatttgttCATGATAATGACAAGAGAAGCTATTTGATGGATCTTATTCATGGTCAGAGGTCAAACGGAATTCAGGGAAAG CAATCTCTTACATTAGTATTTGTGGAAACAAAGAAAGGAGCTGACTCATTGGAAAATTGGTTGTGTGTTAATGGTTTTCCTGCTACTACAATTCATGGAGATAGAACACAACAG GAAAGGGAGCTAGCACTCAGATCCTTCAAGAGTGGGAACACGCCAATATTGGTTGCAACGGATGTGGCTGCTCGTGGTCTTGATATTCCACATGTTGCTCATGTAATCAACTTTGATCTCCCCAGTGACATAGATGATTATGTGCATCGGATAGGACGTACAGGTCGTGCTGGCAAGACAGGATTGGCAACTGCATTCTTCAACGAAAATAACACGTCTTTGGCTAAGTCATTAGCTGATTTGATGCAGGAAGCAAATCAAGAAGTACCGGAATGGTTGACTCGGTTTGCAAGTCGAGCCCCATATGGGGGTAAAAGTAGGCGTGGTGGTGGGCGTTTTGGTGGTCGTGATTTTAGAAGGGACTCCTCTTTTAATCGAACTGGGAGTGGTTCTGACCACTATGGAGGAGGCAGCGGTGGTGGTTTTGGCGGTtatggtggaggtggaggatatGGTCAGGGGATGACTAGTGCTTGGGATTAA
- the LOC142545463 gene encoding protein WHAT'S THIS FACTOR 9, mitochondrial — translation MRSISTNILRSFFQSNNILFSPLHNLHHFRSIAKVRLKWVKNRSMDHITDTQTDLKAACLIKDAIARSSTAFLTSKSLLDSQKLLGLTVPTLRFVRRYPTLFEEFAHPKYPSLPCFKLTQLGQRMHDWEISVFNESEDDIVERLCRLLMMTRNKMLPLQAIHPLKWDLGLPDDFDRNLVRKFPDHFRVIKGTNGLNSLKLVHWPEEYSVSMLQKMNEKGIGGSIVDTSSDAVSGYGNCKRGKAALEFSMSFPRGYGAQKRVKAWMDEFQKLPYISPYEDSRAIDPNSELMEKRVVGVLHEFLWLTIYKKTKRNYLRSLREELNLPHKFTRLFTRYPGIFYLTLKCKTTTVVLREGYRRGRLVDPHPLTRLRDKLQYVMRTGLIYRNKALDILTSLDHSFDNNVANYTKEEEIEEEDMEVTDECCDSGEEIGSEKD, via the exons atgagaagcatttCGACAAACATCTTGCGATCATTCTTTCAAAGCAACAATATCCTCTTCTCTCCACTTCATAATCTTCACCATTTCCGTTCGATAGCAAAAGTTCGATTAAAATGGGTGAAAAATCGTTCGATGGACCACATTACTGATACCCAGACTGACCTTAAGGCTGCGTGTCTCATCAAAGACGCTATAGCACGTTCATCCACGGCCTTTTTAACTTCAAAATCACTGTTAGACTCTCAAAAGCTGCTCGGCCTCACCGTGCCAACTCTGCGCTTCGTCCGAAGGTACCCCACTCTGTTCGAGGAGTTCGCTCACCCGAAATACCCCTCTCTGCCTTGTTTTAAGCTGACCCAGCTGGGACAAAGGATGCACGACTGGGAAATTAGTGTGTTTAATGAATCTGAAGATGATATTGTCGAAAGACTTTGCCGGCTTCTTATGATGACGAGGAATAAAATG TTGCCCCTGCAAGCAATACATCCTTTGAAATGGGATTTGGGATTACCAGACGATTTTGACCGAAACTTGGTTAGAAAATTTCCAGACCATTTTCGGGTTATTAAGGGAACAAATGGATTGAACAGTTTGAAGCTTGTTCACTGGCCGGAGGAATATTCAGTCTCTATGTTGCAGAAGATGAATGAAAAGGGCATCGGAGGTAGCATCGTTGACACTTCTAGTGATGCCGTGTCTGGTTATGGCAATTGTAAAAGGGGGAAGGCTGCATTAGAGTTTAGCATGAGTTTTCCGAGAGGTTATGGGGCTCAAAAAAGGGTGAAAGCGTGGATGGATGAGTTTCAGAAGCTGCCATACATTTCTCCCTACGAGGATTCGAGGGCAATTGATCCGAATAGTGAGCTTATGGAGAAACGAGTTGTTGGGGTGTTACACGAGTTTCTGTGGCTGACTATTTacaagaaaacgaaaagaaattACCTTAGGAGCTTGAGAGAGGAACTGAATCTTCCGCACAAGTTCACTAGACTATTTACAAGATACCCTGGTATATTCTACCTCACGCTGAAATGTAAGACGACCACTGTGGTGCTAAGAGAGGGTTACCGTCGAGGAAGATTGGTTGACCCACACCCTCTTACCCGCCTTAGGGATAAATTACAATACGTGATGAGAACTGGGTTAATTTATCGAAATAAAGCTCTGGATATTTTAACCAGTCTTGATCATTCATTTGATAATAATGTGGCCAACTAcacaaaagaagaagaaattgaggAAGAAGACATGGAAGTTACTGATGAATGCTGTGATTCTGGGGAAGAAATTGGTTCCGAGAAGGATTAG
- the LOC142545465 gene encoding LOW QUALITY PROTEIN: dirigent protein 21-like (The sequence of the model RefSeq protein was modified relative to this genomic sequence to represent the inferred CDS: deleted 1 base in 1 codon), with protein MAATSAVKFTSTIPVTLFLLATFIPAGKSQEYFARELSRQEMGLKRQKLSHLHFYFHDKVSDPNPTAVRVAEAAVTNSSVTGFGAVFMFDDPLTLGPEMSSEIVGRAQGIYASADLHNFGFLMVLNYVFTEGKFNGSTLSILGRNAVLSGVREMPVVGGSGVFRFARGYAQAKTHAFNKTGDADAVVEYNVYVFHY; from the exons ATGGCCGCCACTTCCGCCGTAAAATTCACGTCCACCATTCCCGTAACTCTCTTTCTTTTGGCAACTTTCATTCCTGCTGGAAAGTCCCAAGAATACTTCGCAAGGGAATTGTCCAGACAAGAAATGGGCCTCAAGAGACAAAAACTCAGCCACCTTCACTTCTACTTCCACGACAAAGTCAGTGACCCCAACCCCACCGCCGTTCGGGTCGCGGAGGCCGCAGTCACGAATTCCTCCGTCACCGGCTTCGGCGCGGTGTTTATGTTCGACGACCCGTTGACTCTTGGCCCAGAAATGAGCTCGGAAATCGTGGGGAGAGCACAAGGGATATACGCGTCGGCTGATTTGCATAACTTCGGGTTTTTGATGGTACTGAACTATGTTTTCACGGAGGGGAAATTCAACGGCAGCACGCTCAGTATATTGGGGAGGAACGCGGTTTTATCCGGCGTGAGGGAGATGCCGGTTGTGGGAGGCAGCGGTGTTTTCCGGTTTGCGCGCGGCTACGCTCAGGCGAAGACTCATGCTTTCAATAAAACTGGGGATGCTGAT GCTGTGGTGGAGTACAATGTCTATGTTTTCcattattga
- the LOC142545464 gene encoding uncharacterized protein LOC142545464: MARMGEGDKRWIVEDRPDGTNVHNWHWSETNCLDWSRNFFKNLLCNKTLLSGEGNLYIRTENLEKLEGEAYVNVRKGKIIPGYELNLVLSYVAEAKDSNGDSVILSTEGSVEVPYISDENAGEDPDIRVTIKDDGPVGKRLREGFLAKGKPFVFEKIREYVDAMAKGGPAKDDLECKKVVAKKASFSSPSTDASNVEKNSTLAVKENKKEEKKKEGFKTITMSEKFYCRAKDMYEILMDENRWKGFTQSNARISKEVWGEFSIFDGSVTGRNLELQEGKYIVQNWRFGSWPDGIVSKVSLTFEEPESGVTIVKLTHIDIPVEDRYGNATVVENTERGWRDLIFHKIRAVFGFGM, translated from the exons ATGGCGAGAATGGGCGAGGGAGATAAACGCTGGATTGTGGAGGACCGTCCTGACGGTACCAACGTCCACAACTGGCATTGGTCCGAAACCAATTGCCTCGATTGGTCTAGGAATTTCTTCAAGAATCTACTCTGCAACAAAACCCTTCTCTCTGGCGAGGGAAATCTCTACATAAGGACCGAGAATCTAGAAAAGCTTGAAGGGGAAGCCTATGTTAATGTTCGCAAAGGGAAGATAATACCTGGGTATGAGCTTAATCTGGTTCTTTCCTACGTGGCTGAGGCCAAGGATTCTAATGGGGATTCCGTGATTTTGTCCACCGAGGGTTCTGTTGAAGTGCCCTATATTTCTGACGAGAATGCTGGTGAGGATCCTGATATTAGGGTTACCATCAAGGATGATGGGCCGGTGGGGAAAAGATTGAGGGAGGGGTTTCTTGCTAAGGGGAAGCCATTCGTGTTTGAGAAGATTAGGGAGTATGTCGATGCGATGGCGAAAGGTGGCCCTGCTAAGGACGACTTGGAGTGTAAGAAAGTTGTAGCAAAGAAAGCGAGTTTTTCTTCACCTTCTACGGATGCGAGTAATGTGGAAAAGAACAGTACTTTGGCTGTGAAGGAGAACAAGAAGgaggaaaagaaaaaggaagGATTTAAGACGATAACAATGAGCGAGAAGTTCTACTGTCGGGCAAAAGATATGTATGAGATTTTGATGGACGAGAATAGGTGGAAGGGGTTCACTCAGAGCAATGCACGGATAAGTAAAGAGGTTTGGGGAGAGTTTAGTATATTCGACGGGTCGGTGACTGGTAGAAATCTGGAGTTGCAAGAGGGCAAGTATATTGTTCAGAATTGGCGGTTTGGTAGCTGGCCGGATGGCATAGTGTCCAAG GTGAGCCTTACTTTTGAGGAGCCTGAATCTGGTGTGACAATTGTCAAGCTCACACACATCGATATACCTGTGGAAGATAG ATATGGCAATGCAACGGTGGTGGAAAATACCGAGAGAGGATGGAGGGATCTTATTTTCCACAAAATACGAGCTGTTTTTGGCTTTGGAATGTGA